The Acinetobacter defluvii genome includes a region encoding these proteins:
- a CDS encoding DUF2280 domain-containing protein has product MAALKEPVKMFIVQSLACFETPQQVADAVMQRYGIEIDRRQCENYDPTKLAGRNLSKKLKDLFERTRTDFRENIEDIAIANKAFRLKELQGMYDDSGRNKRLKQNLLKQAFQETDGRVTRQEHTGANGGAIKTETEQKQSLPKYTPDELANMTPQELSRLAITGKL; this is encoded by the coding sequence ATGGCGGCACTTAAAGAGCCTGTAAAAATGTTTATAGTTCAGTCTCTTGCTTGCTTTGAAACCCCTCAACAAGTGGCTGATGCTGTCATGCAAAGATATGGCATCGAAATTGATCGCAGACAATGTGAAAATTATGATCCAACAAAGCTTGCAGGACGAAACTTAAGTAAAAAATTAAAGGATCTATTTGAGCGCACTCGAACAGACTTTAGAGAAAACATTGAGGACATTGCGATTGCGAATAAAGCATTCCGACTGAAAGAACTTCAAGGGATGTATGACGACTCTGGTAGGAATAAGCGACTTAAGCAGAATCTACTAAAACAAGCTTTTCAAGAAACAGATGGGCGAGTTACACGGCAGGAACATACTGGCGCAAATGGTGGTGCAATAAAAACCGAGACTGAACAAAAACAATCTCTACCAAAATACACACCAGATGAACTCGCCAACATGACACCACAAGAGCTTTCACGTTTAGCGATTACAGGTAAGTTATGA
- a CDS encoding putative metallopeptidase — protein MQQTRPFPPTELIDQAEEEEAIRLAPAPDLKNWVVANFLTIGGTLHNPDHDHIAELLHDNDEFLAFAWASSAAVAKKRMVLGQCEKIMFNQGGWKKARQEQQMRDWFGFVPTYLITIDASYCENTNDRNFCALLDHELYHIGVERDEEGEMLYSDMTGLPKHYLAGHDVEEFFGVVKRWGANESVKRLVEITKNAPFVPDVDISKCCGTCMI, from the coding sequence ATGCAACAGACCAGACCATTCCCACCAACTGAGTTGATTGACCAAGCAGAGGAAGAAGAAGCGATACGCTTGGCACCTGCACCAGATCTAAAAAATTGGGTTGTTGCAAACTTTCTTACCATTGGTGGTACGTTACATAATCCAGATCATGATCATATTGCGGAACTACTTCACGACAATGACGAGTTCTTGGCTTTTGCTTGGGCATCATCTGCCGCCGTTGCTAAAAAGAGAATGGTATTGGGTCAATGTGAAAAGATAATGTTCAACCAAGGTGGATGGAAAAAAGCTCGACAAGAACAACAGATGCGGGACTGGTTCGGGTTTGTACCGACTTATTTAATTACGATTGATGCGAGTTATTGTGAAAATACCAATGACCGCAATTTTTGCGCGTTACTCGATCATGAGCTTTATCACATCGGTGTAGAACGCGATGAAGAGGGTGAAATGCTGTATAGCGATATGACAGGTTTACCCAAGCATTATTTGGCAGGTCATGACGTTGAAGAGTTCTTCGGTGTGGTTAAACGTTGGGGAGCGAATGAAAGCGTCAAGCGTTTAGTTGAAATCACAAAGAATGCGCCGTTTGTTCCTGATGTTGATATTTCCAAGTGTTGTGGGACGTGTATGATTTGA
- a CDS encoding SH3 domain-containing protein, giving the protein MKKSTIGWGFAGVVGLGALFGGDDTPNTNQNTKEPVIEERFVNTAILNVRDKPNGKILSKKQRGNSVSIYEINNGWARIADNSLDPEWVFFTSLCKGEGCYIVKSEIKKQNFVHQRNANSIPSVSNNSASYSNSYDSDCSCAVVDYCVGPRGGHYCITSSGNKRYLQR; this is encoded by the coding sequence ATGAAAAAATCTACTATTGGGTGGGGATTTGCAGGGGTAGTTGGTTTGGGTGCTTTATTTGGTGGTGATGATACACCTAATACAAATCAAAATACAAAAGAGCCAGTAATAGAGGAGCGATTTGTTAATACTGCAATTCTTAATGTTAGGGATAAGCCTAATGGAAAAATATTGAGTAAAAAACAACGAGGGAACTCAGTTTCAATTTACGAAATTAATAATGGTTGGGCGAGAATCGCTGATAATAGCTTGGACCCAGAATGGGTTTTCTTTACATCATTATGTAAAGGTGAAGGCTGTTATATCGTTAAATCTGAAATCAAAAAGCAAAATTTTGTTCATCAGAGAAATGCTAATTCAATACCATCAGTATCTAATAATAGTGCATCCTATAGCAACTCATACGACAGTGATTGCTCATGTGCTGTTGTAGATTATTGTGTTGGACCTCGTGGTGGGCATTACTGCATCACCAGTAGTGGTAATAAACGATATTTACAAAGATGA
- a CDS encoding PDDEXK family nuclease, giving the protein MSSISIADYKAKYAKPRRSKRRVSVKKERVVSEGEATLVQHLKTYNIEFQSEFKFNPERKWRADFHLIGKMILIEVEGGIWSNGRHTRGKGYLGDMEKYNSAQELGYSVYRYSTEQVKSGKAIDEIRRLIG; this is encoded by the coding sequence GTGTCCAGCATCTCCATCGCTGATTACAAAGCTAAATACGCTAAACCACGCCGCAGTAAACGCCGTGTGTCAGTGAAAAAAGAACGCGTGGTGAGCGAGGGAGAGGCTACCCTCGTTCAACATTTAAAGACGTACAACATCGAGTTTCAGAGCGAGTTCAAATTTAATCCAGAACGCAAGTGGAGAGCTGATTTTCATCTAATTGGAAAAATGATTTTGATCGAGGTTGAAGGTGGTATCTGGAGTAATGGGAGGCATACGAGAGGTAAGGGGTATTTAGGGGATATGGAAAAATACAATTCAGCTCAGGAATTGGGTTATTCGGTGTATCGGTATAGCACTGAGCAGGTGAAAAGCGGTAAGGCGATTGATGAGATTAGACGGTTGATTGGGTGA
- a CDS encoding ATP-binding protein, translating into MNAISLINHGFQQVEAYCATHRVAKVQSGPYQICPKCAVNDVETTNQDRQAEVDRMVRDKHFSGAMLPARHANSGFRNYMLDSNNLGQANARSQCVNYTKSIATGVKSNLIMVGSTGVGKTHLACATARTLLNKGLYVRYITSEELAQRIMNAWDKDSKGQSEESVIHDFTQYNLLILDEYGLHDREKRLELIHKVLYARYGAGKPTMLISNFTLAELQKDLGDRLWSRFQHDGLMVVECNWADQRVGGRHV; encoded by the coding sequence ATGAATGCAATTTCTCTAATCAACCACGGTTTTCAACAGGTGGAAGCGTATTGCGCTACACACCGAGTTGCCAAGGTTCAATCAGGACCATATCAAATTTGCCCTAAATGCGCCGTGAATGATGTTGAAACAACGAATCAAGATCGCCAAGCTGAAGTTGATCGTATGGTTCGCGATAAACATTTTTCAGGAGCAATGCTTCCAGCTCGTCATGCAAATTCAGGATTTAGAAATTACATGTTGGATTCAAACAATCTTGGTCAAGCGAATGCAAGAAGCCAATGTGTGAATTACACCAAATCGATTGCAACAGGTGTTAAATCCAATTTGATTATGGTGGGTAGTACTGGTGTGGGTAAAACCCATTTAGCTTGTGCAACAGCAAGAACCTTACTTAACAAAGGGCTTTATGTTCGTTACATCACAAGCGAAGAACTTGCACAACGAATCATGAATGCATGGGACAAGGATAGCAAAGGTCAATCTGAGGAATCTGTAATTCATGATTTTACGCAATACAACCTACTGATCCTAGATGAGTATGGTTTGCACGATCGTGAAAAGCGCTTGGAGCTGATTCATAAAGTTTTATATGCACGTTATGGCGCAGGCAAGCCAACCATGCTTATTTCGAATTTTACTTTGGCTGAATTGCAGAAAGATCTAGGAGATCGTCTTTGGTCTCGTTTTCAGCATGATGGATTGATGGTGGTTGAGTGTAATTGGGCGGATCAGCGTGTTGGAGGTCGTCATGTTTGA
- a CDS encoding ribbon-helix-helix domain-containing protein codes for MSSTFIQPKLGTLVSARLPADWNEAIDSISANRSDWIREAIKQRLIAENLIDLTESQFLHESESIPTYTLNTSYTPKNTGVFKSLLNFLTKSEAQKKPEFAPQAFSAHQSLGSMK; via the coding sequence ATGTCCTCAACTTTCATCCAACCCAAACTAGGAACTCTAGTATCAGCAAGACTTCCAGCTGACTGGAACGAAGCAATAGATAGTATTAGTGCCAATCGTAGCGATTGGATTCGTGAAGCAATAAAACAAAGACTCATAGCTGAAAACCTAATTGATTTAACTGAGTCTCAGTTTTTACATGAATCAGAAAGTATACCAACGTATACATTGAATACATCGTATACACCAAAGAATACAGGTGTATTCAAAAGTTTATTAAATTTTTTAACCAAATCTGAGGCACAAAAAAAGCCCGAGTTCGCACCTCAAGCTTTTTCTGCTCATCAATCTTTAGGATCAATGAAATGA
- a CDS encoding helix-turn-helix domain-containing protein, whose amino-acid sequence MTSSNTEQLKSYFLGLTPERRKAFAKECLTTVGNLQQIIYVNKKCGAPLAIRIDKASNGQVSCDLLCPDADFNYLRNSNLQIASQLA is encoded by the coding sequence ATGACTTCATCAAATACTGAACAACTAAAAAGTTATTTTTTAGGTCTAACCCCAGAGCGCCGTAAAGCATTTGCAAAAGAGTGTTTAACCACTGTTGGAAACTTACAGCAAATTATTTATGTCAATAAGAAGTGTGGCGCTCCACTGGCTATTCGTATTGATAAAGCAAGCAATGGACAGGTTTCATGCGATTTACTGTGTCCTGATGCTGATTTTAATTATTTGCGCAATAGCAATCTTCAAATAGCGAGTCAACTTGCATAG
- a CDS encoding S24 family peptidase: protein MDTITLRRKNLRTAINAALENNGFKSDVAFCEHYDLNPSHISQLMNGHGSFGERAARNLEKKVGWDEGLLDKPILDLEKNNNEHKALENSKGDIHFSPVEFRSADTKGRPGNVRIPVYKDVKASCGAGIENFLEDASEYLDIDSQILKLMGIQTNPKNLKIIYSAEYSMYPTVAPDSPLFVDVSDKDPNNLKSGNVYVFTHNHELRMKRVFVSYGSNTVKLTSDNPDKNRYPDEFITNEQLNEINFVGRLELALVKP, encoded by the coding sequence ATGGATACGATCACATTAAGACGCAAAAATTTGCGCACAGCTATTAATGCTGCTCTTGAAAATAACGGTTTTAAATCGGATGTTGCTTTTTGCGAACACTATGATTTAAACCCTAGTCATATCTCTCAACTCATGAATGGTCATGGGAGTTTTGGGGAGCGAGCAGCTCGTAATCTTGAAAAGAAAGTTGGATGGGATGAGGGTCTATTAGATAAGCCAATCTTAGACTTAGAAAAAAATAATAACGAACATAAAGCTTTAGAAAATTCTAAGGGTGATATTCATTTTTCTCCAGTTGAGTTCAGGAGTGCGGATACAAAAGGTCGCCCAGGTAATGTACGCATCCCTGTTTATAAAGATGTAAAAGCTTCTTGTGGTGCGGGTATAGAAAACTTTTTAGAGGATGCTAGTGAGTATCTGGATATTGACTCACAGATCCTAAAGCTTATGGGTATACAAACTAATCCTAAAAATCTAAAAATTATCTATTCTGCTGAATACAGTATGTACCCTACTGTTGCTCCTGATAGCCCGCTCTTTGTAGATGTTTCTGATAAAGATCCAAATAATTTAAAAAGTGGCAATGTTTATGTGTTCACTCATAATCATGAGTTAAGAATGAAGCGGGTTTTCGTGAGCTATGGATCTAACACAGTAAAACTCACAAGTGACAATCCTGATAAAAATAGATACCCAGATGAATTTATTACCAATGAACAGCTTAATGAAATTAATTTTGTGGGGCGTTTAGAGTTGGCTTTGGTTAAGCCATAA
- a CDS encoding GGDEF domain-containing protein, giving the protein MLSHHGFKSFEEAGKMVLKYLHNHFDFSLWMITRTEGDDWIVLQSEDNCYGVKQGKVFRWADSFCSQMVQGRAPRIAPSSGHIPLYREAGINQLVNIKSYVGQPLTKEDGTLFGTLCAIDPQPQSENILENAELFELLAQMLSYILQAELREAQQIRETEHFEAQAHSDPLTGLFNRRAWDKLIKSEEKRCQQYGHPAAVLIIDLNDLKITNDSLGHVAGDMLIKRTALTLKNNVRSNDIVARLGGDEFAILSIETNLENAKKLVLRIKNALLEANISAAIGLEMRDPTYGLSAAIIEADKKMYKDKASIKSNSTFIR; this is encoded by the coding sequence ATGTTAAGTCACCATGGTTTTAAAAGCTTTGAAGAGGCAGGTAAAATGGTTTTAAAATACCTGCACAATCACTTTGATTTCAGTTTATGGATGATTACTCGAACTGAGGGTGACGATTGGATTGTGTTGCAAAGTGAAGATAATTGCTATGGTGTTAAGCAAGGTAAAGTATTTCGTTGGGCAGATTCTTTTTGTTCTCAAATGGTACAAGGCAGAGCTCCTCGAATAGCTCCTTCATCAGGTCATATTCCATTATATCGTGAAGCTGGTATAAATCAGTTAGTAAACATAAAATCATATGTTGGTCAACCACTCACAAAAGAAGATGGAACGCTTTTTGGTACGCTTTGTGCCATTGACCCACAACCTCAGTCAGAAAATATTCTGGAAAATGCTGAACTATTTGAACTGTTAGCACAGATGTTGAGTTATATCTTACAAGCTGAATTAAGAGAAGCACAACAAATACGTGAAACTGAACATTTTGAAGCACAAGCTCATAGTGACCCACTTACCGGTCTGTTTAACCGTAGAGCTTGGGATAAATTAATTAAATCAGAAGAAAAGCGTTGTCAACAATATGGTCATCCTGCTGCAGTATTGATAATTGATCTGAATGATTTAAAAATTACAAACGACTCTTTAGGTCATGTTGCGGGTGATATGCTTATTAAAAGAACAGCTTTAACTTTAAAAAATAATGTACGCAGCAATGATATTGTAGCTCGTTTGGGTGGAGATGAATTTGCCATACTTAGTATAGAAACTAATTTGGAGAATGCTAAAAAGCTTGTATTAAGAATCAAAAATGCTTTACTAGAAGCCAATATTAGCGCTGCAATTGGTTTAGAAATGAGGGATCCAACATATGGATTATCGGCCGCTATTATAGAAGCCGATAAAAAAATGTACAAAGACAAAGCCTCAATTAAATCAAATAGTACTTTTATTAGATAG
- a CDS encoding DNA-binding protein: MGALQEYLIVVESNKPPHVTIGQNIGGAVVKELKEVEVKLVSAAQLAKIYNLSVNTIRDKLVSINQGTAGKCLYNPQLAHNVLTTKNQRGRPRAN, encoded by the coding sequence ATGGGAGCATTGCAAGAATATTTAATTGTGGTCGAATCTAACAAGCCACCCCATGTCACAATTGGGCAAAATATTGGCGGTGCCGTTGTTAAAGAATTGAAAGAAGTTGAGGTTAAGTTAGTTTCAGCAGCTCAACTTGCCAAAATTTACAACCTCAGTGTAAATACAATTCGAGATAAATTGGTCAGTATTAATCAAGGCACAGCGGGAAAATGTTTGTACAACCCCCAACTTGCACATAATGTACTTACTACAAAAAACCAAAGAGGCAGACCGAGAGCTAATTAG
- a CDS encoding tyrosine-type recombinase/integrase, with amino-acid sequence MKIPKPRKRGNSFRIELMFNGKRISATRDTEKECEQWAALKLLELKTGKSKEEQGIKPIFPFDQLCEKYYLEKGNKLKSARVIRNKLDNIHRILGGLATKSIHDIKPNDIVQWRNKRIQEVKSSTALREFAMFSSIISYAQKELFLIENNVWQTVVKPDKGKGRSQRISIEDQERLIQFFKWDITKKPTRVMHYTCWAMLFALETAMRQGEILAMKREHIKNGFIFLPMTKNGESRNVPLSKEAKRLLDLIPLDQDIIVPVKQKSLGRTWIRVRGEAGLNNINFHDTRHEAITRMVKIRKLPVEVLAKITGHKTIGILINTYYNPDAQDLVEMFNETES; translated from the coding sequence ATGAAGATCCCAAAGCCACGTAAAAGAGGTAACTCTTTCCGCATTGAATTAATGTTTAATGGGAAGAGAATTAGTGCCACAAGAGACACTGAAAAAGAATGTGAACAATGGGCAGCATTAAAATTATTAGAGTTAAAGACAGGCAAGTCGAAAGAAGAGCAAGGCATAAAGCCGATTTTTCCTTTTGATCAGCTTTGTGAAAAATATTATCTAGAAAAGGGTAATAAATTAAAATCTGCCAGAGTCATAAGAAATAAACTAGATAATATTCATAGGATTCTTGGTGGTCTTGCAACAAAATCAATTCACGACATAAAACCAAATGACATTGTTCAATGGAGAAACAAACGCATACAAGAAGTCAAAAGCAGTACTGCATTGCGAGAGTTTGCAATGTTTTCATCCATTATTAGCTATGCTCAAAAAGAATTATTTTTAATTGAAAATAATGTTTGGCAAACCGTTGTTAAGCCAGATAAAGGTAAGGGACGTAGTCAGCGGATCAGTATTGAAGATCAAGAAAGATTAATTCAGTTTTTTAAATGGGATATAACGAAAAAACCAACTAGAGTGATGCATTACACATGCTGGGCTATGTTATTTGCACTTGAAACAGCAATGCGTCAAGGCGAAATACTAGCAATGAAGCGTGAGCACATAAAAAATGGCTTTATATTTCTACCAATGACTAAAAATGGTGAATCTAGAAATGTGCCACTATCAAAAGAAGCTAAAAGGCTTTTGGACCTAATACCGTTAGATCAAGATATTATTGTTCCTGTAAAACAAAAGTCTTTAGGCAGAACATGGATTAGAGTAAGAGGCGAGGCGGGTTTAAACAATATTAATTTTCATGACACACGACATGAAGCGATTACGAGAATGGTTAAAATAAGAAAATTACCTGTGGAAGTTTTGGCAAAAATTACTGGGCATAAGACTATTGGGATATTAATCAATACTTATTACAACCCCGATGCTCAGGATCTTGTGGAAATGTTTAATGAAACCGAGAGCTAA
- a CDS encoding YceI family protein, producing the protein MNFKALTLGLAVASVATFSMAKPVAYQIDPTHTATVFSWNHFGFSTPSANFSNIQGTINVDNEKPANSSVNVTIPLESLNTNVKALDEHLKKADFFDAEKYPNITFKSTKVQALGKNKYKITGNLTVKDVTKPVVLDAVLNKQGEHPMTKAQSIGFNATTSFDRSVFNVGGYVPNVGDKITVNITTEASVATNK; encoded by the coding sequence ATGAACTTTAAAGCATTAACACTTGGTTTGGCTGTTGCGTCAGTGGCAACATTTTCTATGGCAAAACCTGTAGCGTATCAAATTGACCCAACTCATACAGCAACTGTATTTTCTTGGAATCACTTTGGTTTTTCTACACCTTCTGCAAACTTTAGCAATATTCAAGGCACAATTAATGTTGATAATGAAAAACCTGCAAACTCATCTGTCAATGTGACTATTCCGCTTGAAAGCTTGAATACGAACGTAAAAGCACTTGATGAACACTTGAAAAAAGCAGATTTTTTTGATGCTGAAAAATATCCAAACATCACATTTAAAAGCACTAAAGTTCAAGCCTTAGGGAAGAATAAATATAAAATCACAGGTAACTTAACTGTAAAAGATGTCACTAAGCCAGTGGTTTTAGATGCCGTGCTTAATAAACAAGGTGAGCATCCAATGACTAAAGCACAGTCAATTGGCTTTAATGCGACGACTTCATTTGATCGTTCAGTATTTAATGTCGGTGGGTATGTGCCAAATGTTGGCGATAAAATCACTGTAAACATTACTACTGAAGCTTCTGTGGCTACTAATAAGTAA
- a CDS encoding MarR family winged helix-turn-helix transcriptional regulator, with product MPNTPTLRALILKCARMLSEGINQVLETENLNYSLWQVIYVIHFKKHCTSLDIAEYLNVSKPSITKRVQVLEHMNLLTQLDSPDKRQKMLALSPLGQQVYQTCSTLINEFEQQLLGEVAKEQQSELKLTLTLMMQQLQQIKSRVI from the coding sequence ATGCCCAATACCCCAACTTTACGTGCTTTAATTTTGAAATGTGCCCGAATGCTCAGTGAAGGTATTAATCAAGTTTTAGAAACCGAAAATTTAAATTATTCGCTTTGGCAAGTGATCTATGTGATTCATTTCAAAAAACATTGTACATCATTAGATATTGCAGAATATTTAAATGTTTCTAAACCTTCTATTACCAAGCGTGTGCAAGTTTTGGAACATATGAATTTACTCACACAGCTTGACAGCCCAGATAAAAGACAAAAAATGCTAGCACTTTCCCCTCTAGGTCAACAGGTTTATCAAACTTGTTCCACACTTATTAATGAGTTTGAGCAGCAATTATTGGGCGAGGTAGCTAAAGAACAGCAAAGTGAGTTAAAACTTACTTTAACCTTAATGATGCAACAACTACAACAAATAAAATCGAGAGTGATATGA
- a CDS encoding MFS transporter — MNSQAPLWTRNFILVSAINFQLVLTFYLLVVVIVGYAVSELAATTAQAGLVSGLFIVGTLIGRLLVGNFLEKFGRKTTLIVGLTGFLMFSGLYFIKFDVGMLLLVRFMHGFMMGMASTVLGTIIAQILPPTRRGEGIGYYSMSSTLGTAIGPFLAIWMMLHIGYHAIFTLSSIIAVFCLVVALFIQISDLPQTKSAQSAVNVETNSWLSQFVEKKALPISFIMLLTSICYSGVLSFVNFYAKEINLVEAASVFFLMYAVAILISRPFTGPLMDRKGENIIMYPAFVIMAIALLLLSQAQNSWMLLLCAALLGLGYGNIQSVCQTVAVKSASIERMGFATSTFFIFLDAGLGFGPYFLGMTLNSISYSTLYMYSAITSLLCIVIYYALHGKNVSTRKLA; from the coding sequence ATGAATAGCCAAGCACCTTTGTGGACGCGAAACTTTATTTTGGTCAGTGCGATCAACTTTCAATTAGTGTTGACTTTCTATCTCTTGGTAGTCGTCATTGTTGGTTATGCTGTATCTGAACTCGCTGCAACGACCGCCCAAGCAGGTTTAGTGTCTGGATTGTTCATTGTAGGAACACTTATTGGGCGCTTATTGGTTGGAAACTTCTTAGAAAAATTTGGGCGTAAAACCACTTTAATAGTCGGTTTAACGGGTTTTTTAATGTTTTCTGGCTTATATTTTATCAAGTTTGATGTCGGCATGTTGCTGTTAGTACGTTTTATGCACGGCTTTATGATGGGCATGGCCTCTACGGTTTTAGGCACAATTATTGCGCAAATTTTACCACCGACTCGGCGTGGTGAAGGGATTGGCTATTACAGTATGAGTAGCACGTTAGGTACAGCAATTGGTCCATTTTTAGCAATTTGGATGATGTTACATATTGGTTATCATGCTATTTTTACCTTATCTTCTATCATTGCTGTATTCTGTTTAGTGGTCGCTTTATTTATTCAAATTTCAGACTTGCCACAAACAAAATCTGCTCAAAGTGCAGTAAACGTGGAGACAAATAGTTGGCTTTCCCAATTTGTTGAGAAAAAAGCATTGCCTATTTCCTTCATCATGTTGTTGACTTCAATTTGTTATTCTGGGGTTTTGTCTTTTGTTAATTTTTATGCAAAAGAAATTAATTTGGTTGAAGCTGCCTCTGTTTTCTTTCTCATGTATGCAGTTGCAATTTTGATTTCGCGTCCATTTACAGGACCGTTAATGGATCGTAAGGGTGAAAATATCATTATGTATCCTGCATTTGTCATCATGGCAATTGCTTTACTGCTTTTAAGCCAAGCACAAAACTCATGGATGTTATTGCTATGTGCGGCATTGCTCGGTTTAGGTTATGGGAATATCCAATCTGTCTGTCAAACTGTTGCAGTAAAAAGTGCCAGTATCGAGCGTATGGGTTTTGCAACATCGACCTTTTTTATCTTTTTGGACGCAGGTTTAGGCTTTGGTCCTTATTTTTTAGGAATGACTTTAAACTCAATCAGTTATTCAACACTTTATATGTATAGTGCGATTACTTCCTTATTATGCATCGTCATTTATTATGCTTTACATGGAAAAAATGTCAGCACTAGAAAGCTAGCTTAA
- a CDS encoding DcaP family trimeric outer membrane transporter — MKTHNKSLKVKTLLLAIGVCSAAMSHAKEADPEIEQLRNEINELRQLLNQQSQQQQQQAVQLQNYQTEKVQLSNKDNAVQRSGLTLTKGGAEMTFYGNVRADLQYQIEGGPASRIYNQISTVALDGVSENSDNLKSTLSATRLGFDFKTPTTAGDVGGKVEVDFLGGSSLDTLRIRHAYLTYGNWLIGQTWSNFAPPDFMPESIDALGFVGGAVKRTPQVRYTQKLNADTNFVYALEDSKDASSDMRLPAFTARANHKFSDSLLLSARGMVTEKRTKADEEAAWGVGVGVKYDVTPKTSIKADYYHVNGDSSFVSWTNQGFVTDANNQILETNEFDSITVGITQQFNEKLRGTLGYGYMKADNNDRYINALADKTKANKDLWQAWGNVFYSPVKPISLGVEYVFGEREAFGAAPNGSKTGEDNRVNAVAIYNF; from the coding sequence ATGAAGACTCACAACAAAAGCTTGAAAGTTAAAACACTGTTATTGGCAATCGGTGTTTGTAGTGCAGCAATGTCACATGCAAAAGAAGCAGATCCTGAAATTGAGCAGTTACGTAATGAAATTAATGAATTACGTCAATTACTAAATCAGCAAAGCCAACAACAGCAGCAACAAGCGGTTCAGCTACAGAATTATCAAACTGAAAAAGTTCAGCTTTCAAACAAAGATAATGCCGTTCAGCGCAGTGGTTTAACCCTCACTAAAGGTGGTGCTGAAATGACTTTTTACGGCAATGTGCGAGCAGATTTGCAGTATCAAATTGAGGGTGGTCCTGCCAGCCGAATCTACAACCAAATCAGTACTGTTGCCTTGGATGGTGTGAGTGAAAATAGTGACAACTTAAAATCAACATTGTCAGCAACACGTTTAGGTTTTGATTTTAAAACGCCAACAACAGCAGGCGATGTTGGTGGTAAAGTTGAAGTCGACTTTTTGGGTGGTTCATCATTAGATACATTGCGTATTCGTCATGCATATTTAACTTATGGCAATTGGTTGATTGGTCAAACGTGGTCAAACTTTGCACCACCAGACTTTATGCCAGAATCCATTGATGCATTAGGTTTTGTCGGTGGGGCGGTGAAACGTACACCACAAGTACGCTATACCCAAAAGTTAAATGCTGATACTAACTTTGTTTATGCATTAGAAGATTCTAAAGATGCAAGTTCTGATATGCGCTTACCTGCATTCACAGCAAGAGCAAACCATAAATTTTCAGATAGTCTTTTGTTGAGCGCACGTGGTATGGTTACTGAAAAACGTACCAAAGCAGATGAAGAAGCAGCTTGGGGCGTGGGTGTTGGGGTTAAATATGATGTAACACCAAAAACATCAATTAAAGCAGATTATTATCATGTTAATGGTGACAGTAGCTTCGTGTCTTGGACGAACCAAGGTTTTGTCACAGATGCAAATAATCAAATTCTTGAAACCAATGAGTTTGATTCGATCACTGTGGGGATTACACAGCAATTTAATGAAAAACTACGTGGTACTTTAGGCTATGGTTATATGAAAGCGGATAATAATGACCGCTATATTAATGCACTTGCAGATAAAACCAAAGCCAATAAAGACTTGTGGCAAGCTTGGGGAAATGTTTTCTATAGCCCAGTCAAACCGATTAGTTTAGGTGTCGAATATGTCTTTGGTGAACGTGAAGCATTTGGTGCTGCACCGAATGGTAGCAAAACTGGTGAGGACAACCGTGTAAATGCAGTCGCAATTTATAACTTCTAG